One Thiocapsa sp. genomic window, ATAGTTCACGGTAATCCGACGCTGACCCCGCTCGACGAACACCACGAAGGCCGTCACCGCAAGCGCCATGGCGAACAGGGCCAACACGGCCAGCGAATTCATCTCGCCGGTGCGCGCCAACTCCAATGTCCCGCCCAACGCCGACGGCAGTCCGGCGACGATGCCCGCGAAGATGATCAACGAGATGCCGTTGCCGATGCCCCGTTCGGTGATCTGTTCGCCGAGCCACATGAGGAACATGGTTCCGGTGACCAGCGACACCGTCGCCGTAAAGACAAAGCCCATGCCCGCGTGACTGACCAGCGCCGAGCCCCCGGCGGTCTGTCCCTGCAGCGCCATCGAAATCCCGACGGCCTGGAAGGTCGCCAAGACCACGGTGCCGTAGCGGGTGTATTGGGTAATCTTGCGACGCCCCGATTCACCTTCCTTTTTAAGCTGCTCGAGCTTCGGAACCACGGCCGTCATCAACTGCATGATGATCGACGCCGAGATGTAAGGCATGATCCCGAGTGCAAACAGACTCGCGCGCTCCAAGGCGCCGCCCGAGAACATGTTGAACATGTCCAGGATGGAGCCTTGGTTTTGGTCGAACAGGATGGCCAGCGCCTCGGGATTCACGCCCGGAACCGGAATGAAGGTCCCGATGCGATAGACCAGGAGGGCACCGACCACGAACAGCAGTCGCGCCCGCAGCTCGGTCAGACGCCCCATACCGCCGAGCGTCTGCCCCATCGATCCGACATTCTTAGCCATCCGATTCGCGCCTTTAAGCTAGTCTTCGATCGTGCCGCCGGCTGCTTCGATCGCGGCACGGGCACCCTTGGTGACACCGACACCGCGAACCGTGAAGGCCCGTCCGACCTCACCCGAAGCAATGATCTTCGCGCTCTTGATCGACTGGCTCACAACACGGGCCTGAACCAGTGCGAGCAGGTCGATCGTGTCGCCTTCCACACGCGCAAGCTCGCTCAGGCGAACCTCGGCACGTGTCGCCGCCGTGCGGGACCGAAAGCCGACCTTCGGCAAACGACGCTGCAACGGCATCTGACCGCCTTCGAAGCCGACCTTATGGTAACCGCCTTTGCGGGACTTCTGCCCCTTGTGGCCGCGACCGCAGGTCTTGCCCAGGCCGCTGCCGATGCCGCGACCGACCCGCTTGGCAGCGGGACGACTGCCCGCATCGGGCTTGAGATCATTGAGCCGCATCGCGAGACTCCTCCACGATCGAAACCATGTAAGACACGGTGTTCACCATGCCGCGCGTGCAGGGCGTGTCCTCGACCTCGACCACATGGTGCATGCGACGCAGCCCGAGACCCCGCACGCATGCCTTGTGGTTGGCGAGGCGTCCGTGGACGCTGCGCACAAGCTTGACCTTCATCA contains:
- the secY gene encoding preprotein translocase subunit SecY, which encodes MAKNVGSMGQTLGGMGRLTELRARLLFVVGALLVYRIGTFIPVPGVNPEALAILFDQNQGSILDMFNMFSGGALERASLFALGIMPYISASIIMQLMTAVVPKLEQLKKEGESGRRKITQYTRYGTVVLATFQAVGISMALQGQTAGGSALVSHAGMGFVFTATVSLVTGTMFLMWLGEQITERGIGNGISLIIFAGIVAGLPSALGGTLELARTGEMNSLAVLALFAMALAVTAFVVFVERGQRRITVNYARRQQGRKMMQAQSTHLPLKLNMAGVIPPIFASSIILFPGTLGQWFGSSEDMRWLADLTSKLSPGEPVYVILYAAAIIFFCFFYTALVFNAKDTADNLKRSGAFIPGIRPGEQTARYIDTVMTRLTAAGAIYITAVCLLPEFLIVGYNVPFYFGGTSLLIVVVVVMDFMAQVQAHLMSHQYEGLMRKANLKSPGAGMLR
- the rplO gene encoding 50S ribosomal protein L15, coding for MRLNDLKPDAGSRPAAKRVGRGIGSGLGKTCGRGHKGQKSRKGGYHKVGFEGGQMPLQRRLPKVGFRSRTAATRAEVRLSELARVEGDTIDLLALVQARVVSQSIKSAKIIASGEVGRAFTVRGVGVTKGARAAIEAAGGTIED
- the rpmD gene encoding 50S ribosomal protein L30, with translation MADKKMMKVKLVRSVHGRLANHKACVRGLGLRRMHHVVEVEDTPCTRGMVNTVSYMVSIVEESRDAAQ